The Sorangiineae bacterium MSr11954 DNA segment CGATCGTGGCGGCGGTGGTCGCGGTGGCCGGCGCCGGCGTCGTCCACCGGAACGCGGATTGGCTTTTCAGCGGACCGCTGTCGAGACGCTTCGAGGTGAGCACGCCCGGTTGCCACGACGGCCAACGTTCCACGTCCGTCTGCAGGTTCCAGATGGTGCTCAGCGGCGCATGAATGACGGTATCGGCTTCGGCGCGGATGCGCGCCCCGCGCTCGATGCCCTCGCCCTGGCATGTTGGCGGCGCGGCTTGCTCCGTGGCTTGCGCCGACGGGGCGCCGAACAGGATGCCGACGGCGGCGAGCGCGATGGTGAGCGTGGCGGCGCGCACCCCGCTCCGCGACCGGGACGGATTGGTGGACATGGCGATGCGCGCGCTGGACTCGTTGTTTGCCTTGGTCATGCGCAAAGAATGAGGCTTGCTATAAAGCGATACAACGCCGATTCGCGCAAGGTACGTGAGCAAAAATGCAAGACCATGACGACGCGGGCGCACCGCGGTCCGCCCGCAGAATTCCGCGCCGGAGATCCCCGATTCCGGGCGGCCCCGCGAGCCACGCCCCCGTCGATCAGCGGCTCAGATAACGCCTCAGCAGATCGATGACCTCTTTGGCAAACTCCGGATTGGCCAGCCGCTCGGGGGTCCGCAGCGCGGCGCCATGAACGAGCGACTCGGCTGCGTCCAGCGCGATCTCGGCGGCGAGCGCCAGGTTCGTCGAGCGCACCTCGCCGCGGCGCGCTTGGAGCCAGCTCGCGGCCAGCTGGTGCAGCAGCCGTCGTTCGCCGTCCTGCACGCCGGCGGCGGCCACCGCGTTGTGCAGCGCCGGATCTTCGCGGTGCAGTTCGATGAGGGCGAGCACGCAGCGCGCGATGGCCTCCTCGAGCGGCAGGTCCTGAATCGTCGCGGTCAGCGCGAGGAGGCGTTCTCGAAAGGCGTCGTCGTGACGCCGGCGGACCTCCGCGATGAGGGCCTCCTTGTCGGGGAAGTATTGATAGAGCGATCCGATCGAAACGCCCGCCACCGCGGCCGCGCGGTTGGTGGTCAGCCGCTCCGCCCCCTCGCGGCTCAAAATCTGAGCAGTTGCTCGAATAATGGCCTCGATGGTGTCCCGCGCCCGTTGCTGTTTCGGCTGATTTACCCTTCGTTTGCCGCGCATTTTGACCCTCTGAAAACCCGAGCATCGGGCGAGCTGCGGATTGTGAGCAAAGATTCACAATCTTAGCCTCACGGCGAAGCGAGCGCCATGGAGGCGCGCCCTCGCCGCGACGAGAGGACCTGCACGATGCTCCCTGCGAAAATGAAGACACGACTGCACGACTGGGTGACCGCGGCCGCCGGGATCACCGCGCTCGCCGGGCTGGGGGCCCTGGTGCTTCGCCAGCGGACCGCGGCCGCCATCTGCGCATCGGCGTGTCTGGCGACGATCCTCGCCGCGCGCTGGTCGAGCCAGCGGACTCCGAGCCCCATGCCGTACACCTTGCGCTGGGTGCTCTACTTGCCCCGCTGGCCGCTCTCGGTGGGCCGCCTGCGCGAGGCGCTCGGTGTTCGCCCCGGGGAGCGCGTCCTCGAGCTGGGACCCGGCGTGGGGATCTATTCGCTCCCGATGGCCTCGACGCTCGTACCCGGCGGTTCGCTGGAGGTGCTCGACATCCAGTCCGAGATGCTCGCCACCCTTCGGTACCGCGCGGAGCGAGCCGGGATCGGCAACATCGTCACCACCCAAGGCGACGCGCAGCATCTGCCGTACCCCGACGCCGCCTTCGACGCGGCGTACGTGATCGGCGTGCTCGGGGAGCTGCCCGATCCGGAGGCCGCGCTGAACGAGCTCCGTCGCGTGCTCAAGCCGAACGGCCGCCTCGTGGTGGGGGAGGCGCTGGTGGTCGATCCCGACGGCGTGCGCCTCGCGCCGCTGTGCGACATGGCCGCGCGCGCCGGCTTCGTCTTCGAGCGCAAGCTCGGCCTGCGCGCCGCCTACTTCGCGGCGTTTTCGTCGCCCTCGACCGCCTCGACTCCATCGCCTCCCGCGTGACCGCCGCCCGCACGTGCCGCAAGTAGGTCGGGACGAAATCGGACACCTGCCCGGACGAACCCACGACCACGCAACCGTCGAATCGCTCCGGCCGAATCATGGTGAGCAGGAAGCTCGGGGATCCTTTCCGCGTATTCTGCCATCGCGCCATAAACCACGGACCGCACACGGAGCACGGAGATGACGTCACACAGACGACACGCGCTTTTTCCAAACATCGGATTTGCCCTGTTCGTGGTGGCTGTCCTGATGAACCTGGCCATCCTCGCAGGAGCGAGATCCGCCCACGCGAGCAAGCGCGATGCGAACGGGCGGGACGCGGACTACGAGGAAAGGGTCACCGCCGAGCTGGCGGCGGAGAGCCCCGACGCGGCGCGCACCTTTACCGAGGCAACGGCGGCCCAGGACCGGGGGGATTTGCCTTCGGCGCATCGGGGCTTCGAGCGCGTCATTCAGCTGCTGCCGAACAACCCCCACGCCTACCGCCGGCTGTGCCATGTCGAGCTCCGGGAAAACCAAGACGACCTCGCGCTGACGCACTGCCGGCGCGCCGTCAGCCTACGCGATTTGCCCGAGAGCGAGAGCGCGTTGGCAGGGGCGCTCATCGGGCAGGCAAAGCCCGGAAAGAACGATCTCGACGAAGCCTACCAGCACGCCAAACGAGCCGTCGAAGCGCGTCCGGACGACGCGATCATCCTCCTGACGATGATGCACGTGGCGTTCATGCGGAAGGATCTGCCGGAGGCCAAACGCTACGGCGAGCACTTGAGGAAGATCGCCCCCGACGACGCCGAAACCCACTACGCGTGGGCCATCATCGCCGCGGCCGAAGGCCGATGGACCGCGGCTCACGAGTCCCTCGAAGCCGCCAAGCAACGCGGCATGCCCGAGGATGCGTATCGAAACCTCGCGAAGAAGATCGACGAGGCGGAGAGGTCCGGCTTGGGGTACTACGCCATCCGCGGCGCGTGGATCCTGGGGCTCTGGGTCGTGGGGTTCGGGCTGCTGGTGGGCCTCGGGTGGGTGCTCAGCCGGCTGGTGCTGCAGGCCGCCGAGAAAATATCGGCAGCCGGTGAGAAGCATGCGTCGGCTCCGGCGCTCCTGCGACGCGTGTATCGCGCGGTGATTTGGCTTACGTGCATGTATTTCTATGCGTCGCTGCCTGTGGTCCTTTTGGGGGTCTTCGCCGGGGTGGGCGGCATTTTTTATGGCTTTTTGGTCATCGGGCAGATCCCGATCAAGCTCGTGCTCATCCTGGGCTTGGTGGCGCTCGTCAGCCTGTGGGCGGTGCTCAAATCGCTCTGGGCCATCGTGGCCCCGCGCACCCTCGAGGACCCGGGCATGCCGCTCGATCTCGCCGCCGAGCCGCGGCTCCGGAGCGTTCTCCAAGAGGTGGCCGATCGGGTCGGGACACGCATGGTCGACCGCGTCTTCTTGACCACGGGCACCGATCTGGCGGTGACCGAACGCAGCCAAGGCTTTTTCAAGCTGGGCGCCCGATCGGAGCGTCACTTGATCCTCGGGGCGGCCGTGCTCGAAGGGATGCCGGTTCGCGCGTTCAAGGCCGTTTTGGCGCACGAATATGGGCACTTCAAAAATGAAGATACGGCCGGTGGTGGGTTTGCGCTCACCATGCAACGCTCGCTCGTCACCATGATCCTCGAGCTGGCCCGGGGCGGCGCCGCACATGCGCTCAGCCCCGCGTGGTGGTTCGTGCGCGGATTTCATCCGCTCTTCTTGCGAATTTCGCACGGCGCGTCGCGCTTGCAAGAGATCCTGGCGGACCGCTGGGCGGCGCTCGCCTACGGCTCCGAGTCGTTCGAGCGCGGCCTCCGCCATGTGATCGATCGATCCATCCGGTTCGATGCGCACGCGAGCGCCGCGCTCAAGGAGGTCATCGAAAAGAAGGTGGCCGTCGCGAACTTCTATACCTACACGCCCGAAACGCAAACATCGGAGAAAGACCTGGCCGACGAGTTCGAGAAGGTCTACTCGCGGGCGGCATCCCCTTACGATAGCCACCCTCCCGCCAATCAGCGCATCGCCTGGGTCAACGCCCTCGCGGTGCAGGGCGAGCCCGCCGGGGCGGGGGAAGAGGGCGAGGCTTGGTCCCTGTTCGGCAATCGCGCGGGCCTCGAAGAGCAGATGACCCTGCGAATCCGCGACAACCTCGCCGGCCAAGGTATTTTCCTGGCCGATACCTGACGGATATCGGATCGCGCGCAGGCGAGCGCAGGCCGGCCCGGGCGCACATCGCACATCGCGTCGTGCGCCTTCGTTTGCGTGGGTCACGGAAGGTGGACACGTGGTGTGCTGGCCCTCTTCCCACGAAAACGATGTTCGTTCCAGATGCGATTGTATCGTATGATCCGACTCGCTCAACGCCGCGAGTCGCAGGGACGACAGCCTCGATCCATGACGCTTCGCAAAATTCGATGGCGAAAGGCGCAGGAGATCCGCAGCATGCGTAAGTTCTTGATGGCAGTGCCGCTCGTCTTGTTCACGGTTCCCGCCGCCGCCCAGCAAGCCGCCGCCCCCCAAGCCGACGATATGAACCGGGTGATGGATCAAGGCCTCCAACACTCGCACGTGATGCAAACCGCCGAGTACCTCATGGACTCCATCGGCGGCCGCTTGACCAACTCACCGCAAATGCGCCAGGCGGAAGGCTGGACGCAGGCGCAGTTCCGGAGCTGGGGGCTCAAGAACGTCCACAAAGAGGGTTTTCCGTTTGGCCGGGGCTGGTCGATCCAATGGTCCAGCGTGCGCATGGTGATGCCCCGTGTCATCCAGCTTACCGCCATGCCCCTCGCATGGACGCCGGGCACCAATGGCACAATCCGCGCGCCCATCGTGGTGGCGCCCATGAAACGCGAGCGTGATTTCGAGCCGTGGCGCGGAAAGCTCGCCGGTAAGGTCGTGCTCGTATCCCTTCCTGGCGATGGCGACGAGCCTGGCGACCCGGCCTTCAAGCGGCTCAAAGACGACGACATCCACAAGCTCGATCGCATCGAGCAGCCTGACGTGGATCCGGCGGCGCGCGAACGTCAGCTCAAACGCTTCAAGTTCCGAGCCAAGCTCGATGCATTTCTCAAGTCCGAGCGCGCCGTGGCTTGGGTGCGCAAGTCGTATCGCGACGGTAAGCTGCTGCACGGCGAGAGCTTTGCCTACCGCGTTGGAGACACCCCGGCGCTGCCCGGCATCGAGGTCGCGGCCGAAGATTATCGCCGGCTGGCGCGGCTCGCCAAGGTCGGGCCCGCGCCCACCATCGAGATCAACAGCACCGTCAAGTTCGACGACAGCGACATCAACGCGTACAATATTTTCGGCGAGATTCCCGGCAGCGATCCGCGCGCGGGCTATGTCATGGCCGGAGCGCACCTCGATAGCTGGGTCGCGGGCGATGGCGCTGCGGACAATGGCGCGGGGACGGCGGTGGTGATGGAAGCGGCGCGCATCCTGGCGACCATCGGGATCAAGCCGCGGCGCACCATCCGGTTCGCGCTGTGGGCCGGCGAAGAACAAGGTTGCCTCGGCTCCTTGTCGTACGTGGAAAAGTACCTGGCGACCCGCATCCCGGCGAATGCCCCCGATGGGAACGACCAATGGCTCCGTTGGGATCAGTGGTTCCCGATCAAGCCGCGACCGGGTTACAAAGACCTCGTCGCGTATTTCAATATCGACAATGGCTCGGGCAAAGTCCGCGGCATCCACGCCGAGGGAAATGTCGCCGCGGTCCCGCTCTTGCGCGAGTGGCTGCAGCCGTTCGCGAGCATGGGTGCCAACGCCGTCGTTGCATCGCCCACCCGGGACACCGACCATGAGTTCATGCAGGCGGTCGGTGTCCCCGGCTATCAGTTCGTTCAGGACCCTCTCGATTACTCATCGCGCATTCATCACAGCAGCATCGATACATTCGATCACCTGAAGGCCGAGGACATGCGGCAAGCTTCCGTCATCCTCGCCGGCCTTCTGCTCCAATCGGCCAATAGCGACAAGACTTTGCCGCGCATGCCGCTGCCCACCCAGAGCGCCCCGACGAACCCGTTCAAGTACGAGGATCCCAGCGACGATTGACCGAGGCGCACGGGCGCCACGCGATCGCCCGAGGTGAATGGCGCGCCTGTCCCGCTTGGCGCGCCTTCGCGATTCTCCCTATCGTCAATGCTCGATGCGCACGCGGCTCCACTCGCCCCAGCCGCTGCTCGGTGCATCCTGGACGATCTCCGACAACACCGCGCCATTGGCGGAGATGGCAAAGACGTGAATGAGGCCATCGCGATCACGAACCGCGCTCGGCGTGCTCGAGACAGGCTCGCCGCCGAACGATTGCCATCCCGTGATGTCGTTCCCGTTCCAGGTGCCGTCGCCGTTCTGCCATCGGTGCAGGATGTATTCACCGCCGGGCGTGACCTTGATGGCCTCCAGCCGCCCGTCGGCGTTTTGCACCAAGGTGGGCGAGGGATCGGCCCACGAGGAGAAGCCCCGCCAATCGTTCCACCCGCCGTTGGGCGAGGACTGCGCGAGCAATGCGATGCCGGCGCCGTACGGGCTTACGGCGAAGACGCCAAGCCGGCCATCGGCGCCGAGGGCCATGCTGGGCGTTGCGGCCGCCGGCCCGCCGATGATTTCCCAATTGCTCCACCCGCCGCTGGGGGTGGTCTGCCATCGGTGCGCGAGGTATCCGTTGCCCGGGCCAATCGCGAACACCTCCAGGCGCCCGTCGGCATTGGCATGGACCGAAGGCGGCCCGCCCGCCGCCGTACCGAACACTTCCCATTGGCTCCAATCGCCGCCCGCGGACGTTTGCCATCGATGTGCCACGTCACGGCCCGCCGGGCCGATGGCGAAGACCTCGAGCCGCCCATCGGCGTTGCGCGCCACCGTGGGCGCGGCGCCGGCAGGTCCGCCGAACGTCTCCCACTGGCCCCATCGATCGCCATTGGCGCGGAGCTGAACGCGGTGAAGCAGGCGCGATCCATCGGGGGCAACGGCAAAGAGCTCCAGCCGCCCATCGGCA contains these protein-coding regions:
- a CDS encoding SRPBCC family protein; translated protein: MTKANNESSARIAMSTNPSRSRSGVRAATLTIALAAVGILFGAPSAQATEQAAPPTCQGEGIERGARIRAEADTVIHAPLSTIWNLQTDVERWPSWQPGVLTSKRLDSGPLKSQSAFRWTTPAPATATTAATIVEVTSTVQKIQSNTCILWNGPAVGTGVRIDKGTHLWTFTEVKGGVHVHTEETFSGAQVEREATAVTGILRAGLQMWLRDLKAAAEKTTEKAAAEKAAEARR
- a CDS encoding TetR/AcrR family transcriptional regulator; this translates as MSREGAERLTTNRAAAVAGVSIGSLYQYFPDKEALIAEVRRRHDDAFRERLLALTATIQDLPLEEAIARCVLALIELHREDPALHNAVAAAGVQDGERRLLHQLAASWLQARRGEVRSTNLALAAEIALDAAESLVHGAALRTPERLANPEFAKEVIDLLRRYLSR
- a CDS encoding methyltransferase domain-containing protein, with the protein product MLPAKMKTRLHDWVTAAAGITALAGLGALVLRQRTAAAICASACLATILAARWSSQRTPSPMPYTLRWVLYLPRWPLSVGRLREALGVRPGERVLELGPGVGIYSLPMASTLVPGGSLEVLDIQSEMLATLRYRAERAGIGNIVTTQGDAQHLPYPDAAFDAAYVIGVLGELPDPEAALNELRRVLKPNGRLVVGEALVVDPDGVRLAPLCDMAARAGFVFERKLGLRAAYFAAFSSPSTASTPSPPA
- a CDS encoding M48 family metalloprotease; protein product: MTSHRRHALFPNIGFALFVVAVLMNLAILAGARSAHASKRDANGRDADYEERVTAELAAESPDAARTFTEATAAQDRGDLPSAHRGFERVIQLLPNNPHAYRRLCHVELRENQDDLALTHCRRAVSLRDLPESESALAGALIGQAKPGKNDLDEAYQHAKRAVEARPDDAIILLTMMHVAFMRKDLPEAKRYGEHLRKIAPDDAETHYAWAIIAAAEGRWTAAHESLEAAKQRGMPEDAYRNLAKKIDEAERSGLGYYAIRGAWILGLWVVGFGLLVGLGWVLSRLVLQAAEKISAAGEKHASAPALLRRVYRAVIWLTCMYFYASLPVVLLGVFAGVGGIFYGFLVIGQIPIKLVLILGLVALVSLWAVLKSLWAIVAPRTLEDPGMPLDLAAEPRLRSVLQEVADRVGTRMVDRVFLTTGTDLAVTERSQGFFKLGARSERHLILGAAVLEGMPVRAFKAVLAHEYGHFKNEDTAGGGFALTMQRSLVTMILELARGGAAHALSPAWWFVRGFHPLFLRISHGASRLQEILADRWAALAYGSESFERGLRHVIDRSIRFDAHASAALKEVIEKKVAVANFYTYTPETQTSEKDLADEFEKVYSRAASPYDSHPPANQRIAWVNALAVQGEPAGAGEEGEAWSLFGNRAGLEEQMTLRIRDNLAGQGIFLADT
- a CDS encoding M20/M25/M40 family metallo-hydrolase, encoding MTLRKIRWRKAQEIRSMRKFLMAVPLVLFTVPAAAQQAAAPQADDMNRVMDQGLQHSHVMQTAEYLMDSIGGRLTNSPQMRQAEGWTQAQFRSWGLKNVHKEGFPFGRGWSIQWSSVRMVMPRVIQLTAMPLAWTPGTNGTIRAPIVVAPMKRERDFEPWRGKLAGKVVLVSLPGDGDEPGDPAFKRLKDDDIHKLDRIEQPDVDPAARERQLKRFKFRAKLDAFLKSERAVAWVRKSYRDGKLLHGESFAYRVGDTPALPGIEVAAEDYRRLARLAKVGPAPTIEINSTVKFDDSDINAYNIFGEIPGSDPRAGYVMAGAHLDSWVAGDGAADNGAGTAVVMEAARILATIGIKPRRTIRFALWAGEEQGCLGSLSYVEKYLATRIPANAPDGNDQWLRWDQWFPIKPRPGYKDLVAYFNIDNGSGKVRGIHAEGNVAAVPLLREWLQPFASMGANAVVASPTRDTDHEFMQAVGVPGYQFVQDPLDYSSRIHHSSIDTFDHLKAEDMRQASVILAGLLLQSANSDKTLPRMPLPTQSAPTNPFKYEDPSDD